From the genome of Amycolatopsis sp. NBC_01488, one region includes:
- a CDS encoding FAD:protein FMN transferase — MTTASTSFRALGTTAEVLVTDPSRLSTAASLLREELDAIDLACSRFRADSEISRLHEQAGRQVRVSGLLAEALGAALRAARLTGGLVDPTVGAAVRALGYDRDFALVEAGADLGVVSEKQRSNAVRCLRTYRTDMSQDFPDSFWLVRRW; from the coding sequence GTGACCACGGCGTCGACGTCGTTCCGCGCCCTGGGCACGACGGCGGAGGTGCTGGTCACCGACCCGTCGCGGCTCTCGACCGCGGCGTCGCTCCTGCGGGAGGAACTCGACGCGATCGACCTCGCGTGCAGCCGGTTCCGGGCGGATTCGGAGATCTCGCGGCTGCACGAGCAGGCCGGGCGCCAGGTCCGGGTCAGCGGGTTGCTGGCAGAGGCGTTGGGGGCGGCCTTGCGCGCGGCCCGGCTGACGGGCGGCCTGGTGGACCCGACGGTCGGGGCGGCGGTGCGGGCGCTTGGGTACGACCGCGACTTCGCGCTGGTCGAGGCTGGCGCGGACTTGGGGGTCGTGAGTGAGAAACAGCGTTCTAACGCTGTGCGCTGTCTCAGGACATATCGGACAGATATGTCTCAGGACTTTCCGGACAGTTTCTGGTTGGTGAGGCGTTGGTAG